The sequence GGCGGTGGCGGCGCCGCCGCCCGGACCCGCGAGACCGATCACGACGGTGCCGGTGGCGACGGTCAGGGCGGCCGCGGCCCCCTGGAGCATCCGTCGGCGCGTCAGCTCCGTGGCCTGGGTGTCTTCGGACATGGTGATACCCCCTCAGGTGCCCGGGACTGTGGTTCGGGCACTGTTCACGAACGGTTGGTTAACCGTTAAACGAAGGTGATTCCTTGATCGAATCACCCGTTTCGATGGTCGCAATGCTTTTTGACCTACGGAACAGCCGATCGGCGGGGGTGCATAGGGTTGCGTATAAATTCGGTCATTTTCTGTCACCTGCCGAACACGCAGCGGTCGCACCCGGCGGGGCGCACCCGGCCGCCCCCACGGGTTGCGGCTAGCGTGACCGGAGGGCCGCAACGGACCGGACGAACCAGACGAACCGGACGAACCCCCGGAGGGACCAGGCGATGGAGATCCTCGCGTACGGCGTGCAGGCCGACGAGCGACCGCTGCTGGAGAAGGCCTTCGCGGGCCGGCACGCGCTGCGTTGCCTGTCCGTCTTCCTCAACCGCGACACCGCCCCGCTCGCGGCCGGCCACCCGGTCGTCAGCAGCAGCGTCAACGCCGAACTCGACGCCGCCACCCTCGCCGTCCTCGCCGCCGGCGGCACGAAGCTGATCGCCCAGCGCTCCACCGGCTTCAACAACATCGACCTCGACGCCGCCGCCGACCTCGGCCTGACCGTCGCCCGGGTCTCCCACTACAGCCCGTACGCGGTCGCCGAACACGCCTGGACCCTGGCCCTGGCCGTCAACCGTCGCCTCACCCGGGCCGCCAACCGCTCCCGCGAGTTCGACTTCCGCCTCGACGGCCTGCTCGGCCGCGACATCCACGGCATGACCGTCGGCGTCATCGGCACCGGCAAGATCGGCGAATGCTTCGCCCGCATCGCGGCCGGATTCGGCACCCACCTCCTCGGCTGGGACATCGCCGAGAACCCCGCCTGCCGCGACCTCGGCATGACCTACACCGAACTGCCCGAACTCCTCTCCTGCGCCGACCTGATCAGCCTGCACGTCCCCCTGCTGCCGTCCACCCACCACCTGATCGACGCCGCCGCGCTCGCCCGGATGAAGGACGACGCCATCCTCGTCAACTCCAGCCGGGGCGGCCTCGTCGACGCCGCCGCCCTGGTCGAGACCCTGCGCGCCGGCCGCCTCTCCGGCGTCGGCCTCGACGTCTACGAGGAGGAGACCGGCGTCTTCTTCACCGACCGCTCCATCGAGGGCATCACCGACGACACCCTCGCCCGCCTCGTCACCTTCCCCCAGGTCCTCGTCACCAGCCACCAGGCGTACTTCACCCGCACCGCCGTCGGCCAGATCATCGACACCACCGTCCAGAACGTCGACGACTTCGCCAACGGCCGCACCAACGGGAACACCCTCGTGCCCCGCAAGGCCGGCTGACGCCCGGGGCTGGCACTCCGCACACCCGTCACGCCGTCACGCCGTCACGCCGACCCGCCGTCACGCCGTCACGCCGACCCGCCGACCCGCCGACCCGCCGACCCGCCGACCCGCCGACCAAAGTGTTCGAGGACAACAAAGCCTTCCTATCTGTGAAAACGCTGTAAAGTTGGCACTTCCTGACCTCTTGTCAGAGACACCCTTCCTCCCTACCTTCGTGGATCAGGACCGCAGCCCAGCAAGCCGCCGGTCCGCAGCGGTCGCGACCCGCGCCCTCACCCACGCACAGGACTTGGAGGCGTCACATGCCCGTAGCCATGATCGAACTCCCGAAGGTCGACGAATTCCGCAACGCCGGCCCGCTGGTGGTCGACGACGAGGCCATCGTGTTCGAGGACGACGACCGCAGCGACCACGGCGCCACCGCCTGCCTGGCCGACCCCTGGGTGACCGCCACCACCCGCTTCGCCTGCGGGGACTAGGGGTGCTCTGGTCCATCGCCGGCCGCAGCGGGTGGTCGGACCACAGGTGGTCGTATCTCAACGACCCGCGAATGCCTGCGATGGACCACGGCTGGAAGCTCCACATCTCCGCCCGCCCCGACGGGCTCGAGGCCCTGACCGGTCTCGTGCTTCCGGTGCTGGAGCGGTTCGTCTGCCACGCGAAGTCCGCCCGGAGCCCGCAGGTCCTGCGCGAGATCAACTCCGGCACGGCGAGCGCGGGGGTGGTCGGCAAGGCGATCACGGTCTACCCGGCGACGGGCGTCGTGGTCGAACTCGCCGAGGAGCTCGTCTCCGTCCTGGACGGCCTGGAGGGCCCGCAGGTCGTCAGCGACCGACGGGTCGACCCTCGGGCCCCGGTCTACTACCGTTACGGCCCCTTCACGGGCAGCTACCGCACCGGCCGCGGCGGACGGTTGGAGTCGGTCATGGTCGGGCCGGACGGCCGGGTCTTCGACGGACTCGCCACCGGCTCCTACCGGTGCCCCCCGTGGGCCGAGGACCCCTTCGCCGGCCGGCGGCGGAACGTGAGCGCGTCCGGGGCCGGCGGCGAGCCGTCGACGCCCGCGTCCGGCACGTCGACGCCCGCGACCGGCATGGGCGGTGGACGCTACCGGATCACCGGCGGCATCGCGCGCAAGCCCGGGGGCAATGTCTACCGGGCACTCGACCGGGTCACCGGGGCTTCGGTGGTGGTCAAGCAGGCCAGGGCCTTCGTGGCCGAGGACGAATCGGGTGCCGACACCCGGGACCGACTGCGCCACGAACGCACCGTCCTCACCGCGCTGGACGGCGTCACCGGGGTGCCGCGCGCACTGGACTACTTCGGCCACGAGGCCGACGAGTACCTGGTGCTGACCGACTGCGGCGACCGGAACCTGCGACGGGACGTCCGGGACCAGGGACCCTACGGGGACGCCGGACCCCCGCGCGGGCTGCGCGAACTGGCCCTCGGATTGCTGTCCGTCCTCGACGAGGTCCACGAACGGGGCGTGGTCGTCCGCGATCTGAAGCCCGACAACGTCGTACTCGACGCCACCGGCCGGTGCCGGTTGATCGACTTCGGGATCGGCGAACTGCACGGCGTCGGCCAGGACGGCGCAACTCCCGGGTACAGCGCGCCGGTTCGGCGTGCGGCCGGACCCGCCGAGACCGTCGACGACTACTACGCCCTGGGCGCGACCCTGCACTTCGCCGCCACCGGTCTCGACCCGGTGATCGTCGATGCGGACGCCGGGGTCAACCGGGAGCGCACCCTGGCGGGCCTGGCATGGGTCCTCCCGGACGACCGGCACCGGTGGATCCGGACGGTGATCGAGGAGTTGACGAGCCTCGCCCCCGCCGTGCGCGGGGCCGGCGCCGAACGGCTCCGCGCCTCGAGGACCGGGGTACCCGGGGCCCCCGCAGCGCCCGCCACGCCCGCCGCACCCGCCGCACCCGCCGCACCCGCCGCCCGGGAGACGCGCAGGACGTCCGGGGGTCCGCAGCGCCTGCGGCCCGACGCCGGACTGCTCGCGGAGATCGTCGAGCACACGACGGCGTTCTGCGTCGACGAGGCACGCAGGATCGTGGATCCGGCGCTCGCCGCCCGTGCGGACGTCCCGACCCCGGTCGACGTCTACGCCGGCAGCTCGGGGCTCGGACTGGAACTGCTGCGCCACGCGGACCGGCCCGAGGTGCGCGAAGCCGTGGACGCCCTGGCGCTGTGGACGGCGCAGCAGACCCGGAGCCGGTCCACGGGCTTCTACACGGGCCGCACCGGCGTCGAGCTGTTCCTCGCGGCGGCGGAAGCGGGCCCGGTCGGCAGGGCGCGGGCGCCGCGTGCCGACGGACCGGTCGACCACGCCACGCTGCCCACCCGGGGCCCGGACGGCGGACCGCCGGAAGCGGACATGATCGAGGGTGTCGCCGGCATCGGCGTCGGCCGCCTGCTGCTCGCACGTCAGGCGCGCGAAGCGGGCGATCCCGGCCTGGCCGACCGGCACCTCGCCGTCGCCGCCGAGTGCGACCGGATGCTGGCCGACGACCGGGCCCGGCTGACGCCCCCGACCGTCGAACGGGCCGGTGACGCCGCACTGCGGGAGGGCCTGGCCCACGGCACGGCGGGTGTCGCGTACTTCCTGGCGGAGTACGCCGCGGCGACCGGGGATCCCGGGGCGACCGCCAGGGCCCGGCTGGCGTGCGCGCGTCTGGCGGCCGTCACCACGGACATCGTCGCGGCGGCGACCGCACCGGCCGCGACGCGACGCTACGGCTCCTGGTGCCGAGGGCTGGCGGGGATCGGGGCCGTGCTGGTGCGGGCCGCCGACCGGCTGGGCGAGCCGCAGCACCTCGTCCTCGCCGAGCGGGCCGCGCGCACCTGCGCCGTGCTGGCGCCGCGGATGCCGCTGGTCACGCAGTGCTGCGGGCTGTCCGGTGTCGGCGACCTGATGGTGGACGTGGCCCTGGCGACCGGCTCCGAGGAGTACTGGGAGGCGGCCGGGACCGTCGCGGCGATCGTCCTGACCCGCAGCGGCGGCCCCCGGTCCCGTCCGGTCTTCCCGGACGCGAACCTGGCCGCGGCGAGCGCGGGCTGGGCCGGCGGTTCCGCCGGTGTGCTCGCGTTCCTCCGCCGCCTGTACCGGCAGGGCGGCCCGCGGCTCGGCCTGATCGGCTGACATCCCGGGCCGCGAGGTGCCGGTCCGTGCGTGCCCGCGGCGGGAACACCCTCGGCCCGCGCGACGCCGGCCGACCGGGTCCTGTCCGTGGCGACAGTCCGGCGGCCGGCCTTCTTGGCGCCCGCGCCATGGTCCGCGGGCCGACCGGGCGGCACGGTGGGAGGTGCCGCGCCCGGGACGGTCCCGGGCGGCCGGCGTCTGGAAGGACGGCGAACACCATGGACGTCAACTCCCGCGGGCAGTACGGGGACTACCAGAACGAGATCTACTTCGACGGTCTCTTCGGGGTGCAGCCGACGATGCCGATGACCTTCCCCGAGCTGGAGGCCCGCGCGCAGGCCGCGCTGCCGCCGTCGGTGCTCTCCTACGTCGCGGGTGGCGCCGGGGACGAGTCCACCCAGCGGGCGAACGTGTCGGCGTTCGAGCGCTGGGGCCTGGTGCCGCGGATGATGGTCGGCGCGACCGGGCGCGACCTGTCCGTGAACCTGTTCGGGCTCGAGCTCCCGTCGCCGCTGCTGATGGCCCCGGTCGGGGTGATCGGCCTCTGCGCGCAGGACGGTCACGGCGACCTGGCCACCGCGCGCGCCGCCGCGCGCAGCGGTGTTCCGATGATCGCCTCGACGCTGACCGTCGACCCGCTGGAGGAGGTGGCCGCGGAGTTCGGCGACACCCCCGGGTTCTTCCAGCTGTACACCCCGACCGACCGCGCCCTGGCGGAGAGCCTCGTGCACCGGGCGGAGGCCGCCGGTTTCCAGGGCATCGTGGTCACCCTGGACACCTGGCTGACCGGCTGGCGCCCGCGTGACCTCAGTACCAGCAACTTCCCCCAGCTGCGCGGCCACGCGCTGGCCAACTACACCTCCGACCCGGTGTTCCGGGCGCGTCTCGCCAAGTCGCCCGAGGAGGACCCCCGGGGCGCCGTCCGCGAGTGGATCAACGTCTTCGGCAACCCGCTCACCTGGGACGATCTTCCGTGGCTGCGGTCGATCACCGACCTCCCGATCGTCCTGAAGGGCATCTGCGCGCCGGAGGACGTCCGCCGGGCCAAGGACGGCGGCGTGGACGGCGTCTACTGCTCCAACCACGGCGGCCGGCAGGCCAACGGCGGGCTGCCGGCCCTGGAGGCCCTGCCCGGTGTGGTCGAGGCCGCCGACGGGATGCCGGTGCTGTTCGACTCCGGCGTGCGGACCGGCGCGGACGTGATCAAGGCACTCGCCCTCGGCGCCACGGCCGTCGCCGTCGGCCGGCCGTACGCCTACGGTCTCGCCGTCGGCGGCGTCGACGGCGTCGTGCACGTGCTGCGCTCGCTGCTCGCCGAGGCCGACCTGATCATGGCCGTGGACGGTTACCCGACGCTCGCCGACCTCCGGGCCGAGGGCGCGCTGCGCCGGCTCTGACCCGCGCCGTCCGGCCGGCTCACGCACAACCGGCGGAAGGCCCGGCCCCCCGAACCCGCACAGGGTTCGGGGGGCCGGGCCTTCCGCCGTGCGCCGCATCTCCGGCTCTCCGTCTCCCCGTCCCGGGACCTCAGCCGGTCACCCTGGCCAGCCAGGCCACCAGGTCGGCGGTGACCTCCCCGTGGTTGGTCTCGTGCAACAGCTCGTGCCGGGCACCGGGATAGCTGTGGTGGACCACGTCGGTGAATCCCACGTGCCGGTAGCGGCGGGCGACCAGGTCCGCGGGCACCAGACCGGCCGCGAGCGGGTCGTCCTCCCCCGCGAAGACCGCGACCGGCAGGTCGGGGCGGACCCAGGAGGGGTCGGTGAGCCGGGGTGCGGCGGCGGTCAGCCCCGCCAGCCCGGCGGCGTCCAGGGCGAATCCGCACAGCGGGTCGGCGAGGTAGGCGTCGACGGCGTCCGGGTCGCGGCTGAGCCAGTCGGCCGGCGTGCGGGCGGGCCGGAACGGCTCGTTGAGGGCCGCGAGCAGCTGTGGCCCGGTCCCGGTGAGGCTCCGGGCCAGGTGGTCCAGCGCGGTGGTGCCGAACAGTGCGAGGCCGGACAGCCGCGCGGCGTGGTCGAGGGTGTACTGCTGGGCCGCGAACGATCCCAGGCTGTGGCCGAGCAGCACGACGGGGAGTCCGGGGTGGCGGCGTTCGACGACGGCGGTGATCCGGGCGAGGTCGCCCACGAGCTCGTTCCAGCCGTCCGGCCCGAGCCGGCCGCGCCCCGCGTGCATGGTCAGGCCGTGGCCGCGGTGATCGCCCGCGTAGACGGCGCAGCCCGTCGCGGTGAGGGCCTCGGCCAGGCGCGCGTAGCGGCCGCTGTGCTCGCCCATGCCGTGGGCGATCTGGACGACGGCGCGGGGCGGGCCGTCGGGGGCCCAGGTCCGGACATGGAGGCGGATGCCGCCGGGGCTGGGGAGGGTGAACAAAGGGGGCTCCAGGTGTCGAGGGTGGTGGAGACGTACGGCCGCCCGGCCCGTGGCGGGAGCCTCGGGCCGGGCGGGGGTAGGAGGGTGCGGACGAGGAGCCGCCGGGCTCAGCCGGTCGTGGCGGCGAATTCGACGATCAGCCGGGCGACCGCGTCGGGGCGGTCCAGGTGGACGGGGTGGCCGGCCCCGGGGACGACCGCGGCGCGGGCCAGCGGACTGAGGGCCGCGGTGGCACCGGCGTGCTCGCTCGACCAGAACTGGCTGTCGGCACCGGCCACGATCAGGGCGGGCACGGTGAGGCCGGCCACGACGTCCCGCCAGTCCTGGCAGGCGTGGTCGAACAGCAGCGGGTAGGTGTCGTCGGTGATGAGCCGGCTCATGCCACGCCCCCCGGCCCGTCTGATCCCCGCGTCGACGGCCACCGGGTCGGGCCACGCGCGGCCGCGGCCGGTCGCGACGGCGTCAGGCCGCAGGAAGAAGGTGCCCAGGTTCTCGGTGGTCAGCCCGTGGAAGCCGTACGGCCAGTCGGGGCCGTTGACCATCCGCGGGGTCTGGTCGAGCGTGACGATCCCGGCGAGCCGCTCGCCACCGAACAGGCTGACGTACGACCAGACGGTGCTCGCGCCCATCGACGCGCCGACCGCGGTGACGTCGTCGAGGTCCAGCCCGGTGAGGAACTCGTGCAGGTCCGTGCCGTGCCGGGCGATGCGCTGCCCGCCCGCGGGCCGGTCGGACTGCCCGTGCCAGCGCCGGTCCAGGGAGATCACCCGGTGTCCGGCCGCGCGCAGGGCGGCCCACTGCATCGCCCAGCTGTCGGCGGGCGCCCCGTAGCCGGCGATCAGCACGACCGGTCGGCCGGTGCCCTCGTCGTAGTAGTGCAGGGCGGTGTTGTCGCTCGTGACGAACCTGGGCATGGCGGCCTCCGGGAGGGTGTCGGGGCGGGGATGTCGGAAGAGGAGTACGACGGGGGGTCAGTGGGCGGCGGGCCTCCGCCGCCAGGGGTGACCGACGGCAACGGCGACCCCGCAGGCGAGGAGGGTGTCGACCAGCCGGGCGGTGATCACCCGGCCGTCCGAGGGCGGACCGGGGACGGCGAGCACCAGGACGACGACGCTCGCCAGCGCTGTGTGCAGGGCGTAGGAGCGGTCGGTGGCCCCGGGGAGGACCGCGCCCACCAGGACGGCGAGCAGGACCAGCGTCCAGCCGGACAGCGTGCGGGCCGCCAGCGCGGCGCCCAGGACTCCCAGGACCGTGCCGGCCACCCGGTCGCCGACCCGGCGCAGCACCGAGGCGTCGGCCGGACGGAAGGCCAGGGCCGCGGTGAGCGGCAGCCAGAAGGCGTGCTCGGGCCGGAGCAGCTCGGCGAGGACCGCGGCGGTCCCGACGCACAGCGGCAGCCGCAGGACGGCGTCCCGGCGGGCCGGACCGGACCGGACCGCCCGTGCCGGGCGGTCCGTGGTGCCGGCGGCGGGGCGGCCGCGCAGGCGGGCGAGGACGAGAAGCAGACCCATCGGCGCGCAGCCGAGTCCGTAGAGGGCGACGGTCCGGACGGACGTCGGACCGGCGCCCATGCCCATGCCGATGGCGGTCAGCACCATCAGCTTGAGGCCGAACAGCTGGTCGGCGGGCCGGGCGAAGCCGACGACCGCGGCGGCAAGGGCGGCCAGCACCATGCACAGGGCCTGGCCCCAGCCCGGCGTGGGCGCGGTACGGCCGAGGAGCAGACCGGCGGACCCGCCGACCAGGATCGCGGCGAACCGGACCGCGCGCTCGCGCACCGGACCGCTGTGGTCGCCGTTGACGCTGCACACCGCGCCGGCCACGGCCACCGGCACCCCGGCGGCACCCGCCAGCGCGTGCGCGCCGAGCAGGGCCGCGGTGATCGCGACCGCACTGCGCACCGTCCGGTCCCACGGGATCCGTCGCCCGGGCGGGGCGGCGGCGGGACGGTCGGGGCGAGGCATGGCGGACGGCTCCTGGGCTGGACGGGGCTCGGGCGGGACGGATCCGGGCGGAACGGGATCCGGCTCCCGGTCTCCACGGTGCCCCGCGGCCGGCTCGGCGGCCATGGTGCGCGGCACAGTGTCGGCGGGGCCAGAATTGTCCGTGTGAACAAAGGAACCGGGTCGACCGTGGCCGAGGAGCGCAGGCGCGTCCTGGCGGATCTGTCCCCCGACGACATCGCGACCGCGGCGGCGGCCACCGTGGTCCGCGAGATCCCGGCCTACCACGGGCACGACACCGGCCGGGTGCGCGGCGACCTGCTCGCCGTCCTGGCACCGGTCCTGGCGATGCTGCGCGAGGGACGCGACGCCACCGCCGGGGAGCGGGCGGCGTTCGCCGCCTTCGGGGCGCTGCGTGCCGAGCAGGGCATCGGTCTGGAACCCCTCCTGGAGGCCTTCCGGCTGACCACCCGCCGCGCCTTCGACGCCCTCTACCTGCAGATCCGCCGCGTCGACGCCCAGCAGGCCGGGCTGGAACTCGCCCGCGACTTCTGGGACTGCTGCGACCGGTTGTCCGCCGCCGTGGTCCAGGGACACCGGGAACGCGACCTGGCCGAGGCGACCGCCGCGCAGGAGCACCGCACCCTGCTGCTGCGCCAGTTGCTCACCGGGGACCTGCCCACCGACTACCTGGCCACCGCCGCGGCCGCGCTCGGCCTCGATCTGCGCAGCGAGTACCACGTGTGCCACGCCCGGCCCGGTGCGGGCCGGACGATCGCGGTCGTGGAGCGGGAGCTGCGCCCGTACACGGTCGCCCTGCTGGCCGAACCCGGGACCGACCGGGTGGTCGGCCTGACCGCCCGCCCACTGCCGGACCGGGTCGCCGTACCGTCCGGCCTGGGGGCGGCCCGGCCGCTGGCGAGGCTGCGCGAGTCGCTGGCCGAGGCCGAGCGGTGCGACGAACTGGCCGTGGCGTTCGGCCTGGCCCGCCCGGTGCGGACCGGGGAACTACCGCTCCACCTGGCGGTGCTGACCCTTCCGGCGGTCGGCGGGCAGCTGGTCGAGCGGTGCTTCGGACACACCTCCGGTGACCGCCGGGCCACCCTGGTGCGTACCGTGGACGCCTACCTGGCCGCCGACGCCAACGCGGAGCAGGCCGCGGCCGCGCTGTTCGTCCACCCCAACACCCTGCGCTACCGGCTGCGCGCGCTGACCGCCGCCACCGGCCTGGACCCGGCCCGCACCGAGGACGCGCTGTCCCTGTGGTGGGCGGTTCGGCACCTGGAGGCGGTGAACGGGCGGACCGGCGGGGAGCACTGAGGCGGCGCCCCGCCGGAAGGCCGGGGCCGGAGCACCGGGGCGACCGGACGACCGTGCCCGGTACGCCGGGCGGGTGAGGCCCGTCCGCGCCTGCCCGGTGCGCCCGGCGCCCGCCGCGACGATGGACCGGTCCATGCCCCGAACCCGGTCAGGAGCCCCCCGTGCCCAGGATCACCACCAACGACGGCGTCTCGCTCCACTACTACGACGAGGGCGACGGACAGCCGGTCCTGCTCGTGCCCGGGTACGGCGCGCCCGCCGACGACTGGGCGCTGCAGTGGGCCCCGCTGCGCGCCGCCGGGTACCGGGTGATCTCGCTGGACCGCCGCTGGCAGGGGCAGTCCGACCGGCCGTCCTGGGGGCAGCGGATGTCCCGGCACGGCAAGGACCTGGACGACCTGGTCACCGCCCTCGACCTGCGCGGGGTGGTCGCGATCGGCCAGTCCATGGGGGCGAGCACCATCTGGGCGTACGTCAGCCTGTTCGGCACCGGCCGGCTCGCCGGGGTCGCCACCGTCGACCAGTCCCCGAGGATGGTCAACGCCCCGGACTGGTCCTACGGCTTCTACGGCCTCACGGAGGAGAACCTCGGCACCTTCTTCGGCTCGCCGACGGCCTTCGCCACCGGCCACGGCCGGGACTGGCCCGACCCGGCCGCGCTGGACGCCGCGATCAGGGCGGCCGGCGGGCGCGGTGCCGAGAGCCTGATCACGCCCGACACCTATCCGCTGCTGCTGGACCACTCTCGCCAGGACTGGCGCGACGTCGTCGCCCGGGCCGAGGTCCCGCTGCTGATCACCGCGGGCGCGGAGAGCCAGTTCTGGCCGGCGGCGCACGCGGAGGCCACCGCGGCGCTCAACCCGCGGGCCGGGTGGACCGTCTTCGAGGGCGCCGGGCACACCGCCCACGTCGACCAGCCGGAGGCCGTGGCCGAACGGCTGGTGGCCTTCGCCGGTTCGACGCGCGCGGACGGCTGACTCCGGACGGCTGACCCCGGACGGCTGACCCCGGCCGGAGGCCCCGGGTAAGGCCCGCCTAGGCTGTACGACGAAGCAAAACGGGCGAACCGGACCCACCCAGGGGCCGCGAGGACGGAAAGCAGGACCCGCCGATGGGCGACGGAATGTCAGGCATGCACCACCACGGCGGGATGACCGAGCTAGGACCGTTCTCGTTCTCCAATGTGCTCACCTGGTCCCCGGACTGGGTGTTCCTGGCCGCCGCCCTGGCCGGGCTCGCGCTGTACCTCCTCGGCGTGGTGCGGCTGCGGCGGCGCGGGGACGGCTGGCCGGTCGGGCGCACGGTGGCCTGGGTGCTGGGCATCGGCTCGGTGATCCTGGTCACCTGCAGCGGGCTGAACGACTACGGCATGGTCCTGTTCAGCGCGCACATGATGCAGCACATGGTGCTCTCCATGCTGTCGCCGATCCTGCTGCTGCTCGGGGCGCCGATCACGCTGGCGCTGCGCGCGCTGCGGCCGGCCGGGAAGGGGCGTCCGCGCGGGCCGCGCGAGTTGCTGGTGGCACTGCTGCACAGCACCTACGTGAAGGTGATCTCGCACCCGGCGTTCACCATCCCGCTGTTCATCGCGAGCCTGTACGGGGTCTACTTCACCCCGCTGTTCGACTTCCTCATGGAGTACCGGCTCGGGCACATCTTCATGATGGTCCACTTCCTGGCGACCGGGCTCGCCTTCTTCTGGCCGATCATGGGCGTGGACCCGGGCCCGAACCGGTCCGGCCACGTGATGCGGATCATCGAGCTGTTCATGGGCATGCCGTTCCACGCCTTCTTCGGTGTCGCGGTGATGATGGCCAACCACCAGCTGGTCAAGACCTTCACCGCCGAGGGGGCGCCTCCCGGCACCGACCTGCTGGCGGACCAGAAGCTGGCCGGCGGCATCACCTGGGCGTTCGGCGAGATCCCGACCGCGATCGTGCTGATCGCGCTGGTCTACCAGTGGATGCGCTCGGAGGAGCGGCTCTCGCGCCGCCGGGACCGCGCCGAGGACCGCAGCGGTGACGCCGAGCTGGCGGCGTACAACGCCTACCTGGCCTCGCTGGACCAGCGCAACCGGCGGCCGGCGGCCGACGCCGGCTGATCCGGCCCGACCTGGCCGACCTGGCCGACCTGGCCGACCTGGCCCACCGACCAAGAACCACCGACGAGCCCCCGTCCGACCGCGGACGGGGGCTCCGTCGTACCCGGGGGCGGCCTCAGGCCTGGCGCGGGACCTGC comes from Streptomyces sp. TLI_053 and encodes:
- a CDS encoding 2-hydroxyacid dehydrogenase, which produces MEILAYGVQADERPLLEKAFAGRHALRCLSVFLNRDTAPLAAGHPVVSSSVNAELDAATLAVLAAGGTKLIAQRSTGFNNIDLDAAADLGLTVARVSHYSPYAVAEHAWTLALAVNRRLTRAANRSREFDFRLDGLLGRDIHGMTVGVIGTGKIGECFARIAAGFGTHLLGWDIAENPACRDLGMTYTELPELLSCADLISLHVPLLPSTHHLIDAAALARMKDDAILVNSSRGGLVDAAALVETLRAGRLSGVGLDVYEEETGVFFTDRSIEGITDDTLARLVTFPQVLVTSHQAYFTRTAVGQIIDTTVQNVDDFANGRTNGNTLVPRKAG
- a CDS encoding SflA family class IV lanthipeptide; translation: MPVAMIELPKVDEFRNAGPLVVDDEAIVFEDDDRSDHGATACLADPWVTATTRFACGD
- the lanL gene encoding class IV lanthionine synthetase LanL gives rise to the protein MLWSIAGRSGWSDHRWSYLNDPRMPAMDHGWKLHISARPDGLEALTGLVLPVLERFVCHAKSARSPQVLREINSGTASAGVVGKAITVYPATGVVVELAEELVSVLDGLEGPQVVSDRRVDPRAPVYYRYGPFTGSYRTGRGGRLESVMVGPDGRVFDGLATGSYRCPPWAEDPFAGRRRNVSASGAGGEPSTPASGTSTPATGMGGGRYRITGGIARKPGGNVYRALDRVTGASVVVKQARAFVAEDESGADTRDRLRHERTVLTALDGVTGVPRALDYFGHEADEYLVLTDCGDRNLRRDVRDQGPYGDAGPPRGLRELALGLLSVLDEVHERGVVVRDLKPDNVVLDATGRCRLIDFGIGELHGVGQDGATPGYSAPVRRAAGPAETVDDYYALGATLHFAATGLDPVIVDADAGVNRERTLAGLAWVLPDDRHRWIRTVIEELTSLAPAVRGAGAERLRASRTGVPGAPAAPATPAAPAAPAAPAARETRRTSGGPQRLRPDAGLLAEIVEHTTAFCVDEARRIVDPALAARADVPTPVDVYAGSSGLGLELLRHADRPEVREAVDALALWTAQQTRSRSTGFYTGRTGVELFLAAAEAGPVGRARAPRADGPVDHATLPTRGPDGGPPEADMIEGVAGIGVGRLLLARQAREAGDPGLADRHLAVAAECDRMLADDRARLTPPTVERAGDAALREGLAHGTAGVAYFLAEYAAATGDPGATARARLACARLAAVTTDIVAAATAPAATRRYGSWCRGLAGIGAVLVRAADRLGEPQHLVLAERAARTCAVLAPRMPLVTQCCGLSGVGDLMVDVALATGSEEYWEAAGTVAAIVLTRSGGPRSRPVFPDANLAAASAGWAGGSAGVLAFLRRLYRQGGPRLGLIG
- a CDS encoding alpha-hydroxy-acid oxidizing protein, with amino-acid sequence MDVNSRGQYGDYQNEIYFDGLFGVQPTMPMTFPELEARAQAALPPSVLSYVAGGAGDESTQRANVSAFERWGLVPRMMVGATGRDLSVNLFGLELPSPLLMAPVGVIGLCAQDGHGDLATARAAARSGVPMIASTLTVDPLEEVAAEFGDTPGFFQLYTPTDRALAESLVHRAEAAGFQGIVVTLDTWLTGWRPRDLSTSNFPQLRGHALANYTSDPVFRARLAKSPEEDPRGAVREWINVFGNPLTWDDLPWLRSITDLPIVLKGICAPEDVRRAKDGGVDGVYCSNHGGRQANGGLPALEALPGVVEAADGMPVLFDSGVRTGADVIKALALGATAVAVGRPYAYGLAVGGVDGVVHVLRSLLAEADLIMAVDGYPTLADLRAEGALRRL
- a CDS encoding alpha/beta hydrolase, whose product is MFTLPSPGGIRLHVRTWAPDGPPRAVVQIAHGMGEHSGRYARLAEALTATGCAVYAGDHRGHGLTMHAGRGRLGPDGWNELVGDLARITAVVERRHPGLPVVLLGHSLGSFAAQQYTLDHAARLSGLALFGTTALDHLARSLTGTGPQLLAALNEPFRPARTPADWLSRDPDAVDAYLADPLCGFALDAAGLAGLTAAAPRLTDPSWVRPDLPVAVFAGEDDPLAAGLVPADLVARRYRHVGFTDVVHHSYPGARHELLHETNHGEVTADLVAWLARVTG
- a CDS encoding alpha/beta hydrolase — translated: MPRFVTSDNTALHYYDEGTGRPVVLIAGYGAPADSWAMQWAALRAAGHRVISLDRRWHGQSDRPAGGQRIARHGTDLHEFLTGLDLDDVTAVGASMGASTVWSYVSLFGGERLAGIVTLDQTPRMVNGPDWPYGFHGLTTENLGTFFLRPDAVATGRGRAWPDPVAVDAGIRRAGGRGMSRLITDDTYPLLFDHACQDWRDVVAGLTVPALIVAGADSQFWSSEHAGATAALSPLARAAVVPGAGHPVHLDRPDAVARLIVEFAATTG
- a CDS encoding FUSC family protein, translated to MPRPDRPAAAPPGRRIPWDRTVRSAVAITAALLGAHALAGAAGVPVAVAGAVCSVNGDHSGPVRERAVRFAAILVGGSAGLLLGRTAPTPGWGQALCMVLAALAAAVVGFARPADQLFGLKLMVLTAIGMGMGAGPTSVRTVALYGLGCAPMGLLLVLARLRGRPAAGTTDRPARAVRSGPARRDAVLRLPLCVGTAAVLAELLRPEHAFWLPLTAALAFRPADASVLRRVGDRVAGTVLGVLGAALAARTLSGWTLVLLAVLVGAVLPGATDRSYALHTALASVVVLVLAVPGPPSDGRVITARLVDTLLACGVAVAVGHPWRRRPAAH
- a CDS encoding helix-turn-helix domain-containing protein, whose amino-acid sequence is MNKGTGSTVAEERRRVLADLSPDDIATAAAATVVREIPAYHGHDTGRVRGDLLAVLAPVLAMLREGRDATAGERAAFAAFGALRAEQGIGLEPLLEAFRLTTRRAFDALYLQIRRVDAQQAGLELARDFWDCCDRLSAAVVQGHRERDLAEATAAQEHRTLLLRQLLTGDLPTDYLATAAAALGLDLRSEYHVCHARPGAGRTIAVVERELRPYTVALLAEPGTDRVVGLTARPLPDRVAVPSGLGAARPLARLRESLAEAERCDELAVAFGLARPVRTGELPLHLAVLTLPAVGGQLVERCFGHTSGDRRATLVRTVDAYLAADANAEQAAAALFVHPNTLRYRLRALTAATGLDPARTEDALSLWWAVRHLEAVNGRTGGEH